A section of the Malania oleifera isolate guangnan ecotype guangnan chromosome 2, ASM2987363v1, whole genome shotgun sequence genome encodes:
- the LOC131149596 gene encoding uncharacterized protein LOC131149596 gives MSSASRAWMVAATVGAVEALKDQGFCRWNYALRSIAQHANHNFRSLAQTSELPSSSVVVSSNNKLKREERGKQSESSLRQVMYLSCWGPN, from the coding sequence atGAGTTCGGCGAGCAGAGCATGGATGGTGGCGGCCACTGTTGGGGCAGTGGAGGCGTTGAAAGATCAGGGTTTCTGCAGATGGAACTACGCCCTCAGATCCATCGCCCAACACGCCAACCACAATTTCAGGTCATTAGCTCAGACCAGCGAGCTCCCTTCTTCATCTGTCGTGGTTTCCAGCAACAACAAActaaagagagaagagagggggAAGCAATCGGAGTCGTCGTTGAGACAAGTTATGTACTTGAGCTGCTGGGGCCCCAATTAA